The nucleotide window ccctCCAGGTCTAATAATACATGAAGGGCCCTCAGTTTACCGGATTTTCAAACGGTGGCAGGCGGTAAATCAGCAGTGGAAAGTGTTGAACTATGACAAAACAAAAGATATGGAGGACCAAAAAACAGGGACCAGGACAAATGTCCGAACCTCCTCCCAAACCAACCATTCGTCCTCCACCGGTGGTACAGCCAGCAACTCCGCTCCTACCGACAACGGGGTCCGAGGCACAAACCACACCACCGGCACCCTGTCCGACCACCACTGTGCTTACACCATCTTGCATATACTCAGCCAGCTGCGGCCTCACGAACAGAGAAGCCAGTCTAGCACTAACAGAGAGCTTGTCATGCGGGTCACAACGGTCTGAGGGAAAGAATTCAGGAGGCCTTACCACAAAGCGGAGGAGACAAAGCACTCAAGAGCAGTGATGCATGGTGTGCCTTTAATTTTTCTGGCTAGCTGCGCAAGGTGGAGAAGCAGCTCTTGGCCAACGGAGGAAGGAGGTAGAGGCAGAGGTGCACACACATGCTGAAGAGGTTAACGTTTTCCAGCCAgt belongs to Pelodiscus sinensis isolate JC-2024 chromosome 7, ASM4963464v1, whole genome shotgun sequence and includes:
- the MARCHF4 gene encoding E3 ubiquitin-protein ligase MARCHF4 isoform X1, whose amino-acid sequence is MGELLSPCRCDGSVKCTHQPCLIKWISERGCWSCELCYYKYHVIAISTKNPLQVKWQAISLTVIEKVQIAAAILGSLFLIASISWLIWSTFSPSAKWQRQDLLFQICYGMYGFMDIVCIGLIIHEGPSVYRIFKRWQAVNQQWKVLNYDKTKDMEDQKTGTRTNVRTSSQTNHSSSTGGTASNSAPTDNGVRGTNHTTGTLSDHHCAYTILHILSQLRPHEQRSQSSTNRELVMRVTTV
- the MARCHF4 gene encoding E3 ubiquitin-protein ligase MARCHF4 isoform X2; translated protein: MGELLSPCRCDGSVKCTHQPCLIKWISERGCWSCELCYYKYHVIAISTKNPLQWQAISLTVIEKVQIAAAILGSLFLIASISWLIWSTFSPSAKWQRQDLLFQICYGMYGFMDIVCIGLIIHEGPSVYRIFKRWQAVNQQWKVLNYDKTKDMEDQKTGTRTNVRTSSQTNHSSSTGGTASNSAPTDNGVRGTNHTTGTLSDHHCAYTILHILSQLRPHEQRSQSSTNRELVMRVTTV